ATTAAACCTAACCAGACCTTTTTATATTGATGATTTAATTCAAGTTTCCATTGTTCCTCAAGAATTTCATGACATTCAAAAAAATCTTGATCATAATGGAAATGGCATAAATATTTTATGTATCGCTCGTTTTTATTATAATGGACCAAGTTTTTCACCTCTTTATTACTAAAATTTTATCAGAAATGGAATTATTTAAAAAGAAGAAAGCCTAGAGCAATGTCTAGACTTTCACGTTTTGTTTATTCACGGGGTTAATTTAACAGACGAAAGCACATCCAACGATGATTAATAAAATAAATAATACTACGATTAAAGCAAAGCCTCTGCCGTGGCCGAAACCGCCGAACTCTGGAGAAACAGCACCTTTACTCATGAAATAACCTCCTTACCAAAAAAAATAATTCTTCTTGCACTGATATCTTATGAAAATTTTAAGAAAATGGTATAGGCGCACAACTAAAAATTTAGGAACAAAATAACTTCATCGATGAAAAAACCTTTTCTGTTATATAGTTTTATGAAATAATACTTTATACTGTTATAGAGTATATTTTTATTTTAAAGTAAGTTGGTGAGTAGTTTGTGAAGCAATATGAAGTTAAAATTGATGCATTTGAAGGGCCATTAGATTTATTACTTCATTTAATTCAACGATTTGAAATTGATATTTATGATATACCTGTATCTGAAATAACAGATCAATATGTTTCATATATTCATACAATGAAAGAATTAGAATTGGATATTGCAAGTGAATATTTAGTGATGGCAGCTGAATTACTTGCGATGAAAAGTAAAAGTATATTACCAAATCATGAAGAACAAGCTGATTGGGATGCTGTACTTGAAGAAGACCCTAGAGAAGAATTAATGAATCGATTAATTATATATAAGCAATTTAAAGAAGCGGCGATCGTATTTCAGGAAAAAGAATCTGAACGTGCGATGATTTTTACCCGAAATCCAGTTGATTTGTCCGAATATGGACCTAGACCAGAAGATATTGTCATGCCTACTGATGTTACGATTTACGATATGTTTGGTGCACTTCAAAAGCTTTTTAAACGTAAAAAGCTACAAGAACCGCTTCAAACTAAAATTGTACGTGAAGAAATATCGATTGAAAAAAGAATGGATGAAATTATTACCTACTTAAAAAGTATAAAAAAGAGAACAAATTTTATCAGTTTATTTCCATATAACGATAAAGAAAGTATTGTAGTTACTTTTTTAGCGATTTTGGAGTTAATGAAAACAAAGGACATTGTAGTAGAACAGGAACAAAACTTTTCAGAAATTTTTCTAACATCACGGGAGGTTTTTGAAGATAAGCAAGCTGAGGTGTAC
This genomic interval from Gottfriedia acidiceleris contains the following:
- a CDS encoding segregation/condensation protein A, producing MKQYEVKIDAFEGPLDLLLHLIQRFEIDIYDIPVSEITDQYVSYIHTMKELELDIASEYLVMAAELLAMKSKSILPNHEEQADWDAVLEEDPREELMNRLIIYKQFKEAAIVFQEKESERAMIFTRNPVDLSEYGPRPEDIVMPTDVTIYDMFGALQKLFKRKKLQEPLQTKIVREEISIEKRMDEIITYLKSIKKRTNFISLFPYNDKESIVVTFLAILELMKTKDIVVEQEQNFSEIFLTSREVFEDKQAEVYL
- a CDS encoding YjcZ family sporulation protein, producing MSKGAVSPEFGGFGHGRGFALIVVLFILLIIVGCAFVC